In one window of Romboutsia hominis DNA:
- a CDS encoding ribonuclease Z: protein MIDLILLGCGGNLPTPNRYLSSLFINYNGSKILIDCGEGTQISMKMKNCGFKNLDLILITHLHGDHFNGLPGLLSTIGNSGRTDDLTIVGPVGIKEYINAVMVLIEYIPYKLNIIENPKNTFSLDHDILKDIEISTMELDHSRECLGYSLYFKRRPKFNKEKAISNNVPIILWQKLQSGKNIVYNEVEYTPSMVLGDNRKGIKVSFITDTRPLLSIPEFIKDSNLFVCEGMYGDDMDISKAVKNHHMTFREAANLARLGNVDKLILTHFSPSLEDPYIYLNNATSIFKNTIIGEDRLSFNLNFKD, encoded by the coding sequence ATGATTGATTTAATTTTACTTGGATGCGGAGGGAATCTCCCTACCCCTAATAGATATTTATCTTCTCTTTTTATAAATTACAATGGTAGTAAAATATTAATAGATTGTGGTGAAGGTACTCAAATATCTATGAAAATGAAAAATTGCGGATTTAAAAACCTCGATCTAATTCTTATAACACATTTACACGGGGATCACTTTAACGGATTACCTGGCCTTTTATCTACTATTGGTAATAGTGGCCGTACTGATGACCTAACTATAGTTGGCCCAGTTGGTATAAAGGAATATATAAATGCTGTTATGGTTTTAATTGAATACATACCTTATAAATTAAATATTATAGAAAATCCTAAAAATACTTTTTCCCTAGACCATGATATATTAAAAGACATTGAAATCTCAACTATGGAACTTGACCATTCTAGAGAATGTCTCGGATATAGTTTATATTTTAAGAGAAGGCCTAAATTTAATAAAGAAAAGGCAATTAGTAATAATGTTCCTATTATACTTTGGCAAAAACTTCAATCTGGAAAAAATATTGTATATAACGAGGTAGAATATACTCCTTCTATGGTGCTAGGAGATAATAGAAAGGGAATTAAAGTTAGTTTTATTACAGATACTAGACCTTTACTATCTATACCAGAATTTATAAAGGATAGTAATTTGTTTGTATGTGAGGGTATGTATGGTGATGATATGGATATTTCAAAAGCTGTTAAAAATCATCATATGACCTTTAGAGAAGCTGCAAACCTTGCTAGATTAGGAAATGTAGACAAGCTTATTTTAACTCATTTTAGCCCTTCTCTTGAAGACCCATATATATATTTAAATAATGCTACTAGTATTTTTAAAAATACAATTATAGGAGAAGATAGATTAAGCTTTAATTTAAACTTTAAAGATTAA
- a CDS encoding ribosomal-processing cysteine protease Prp: protein MIKVKYYYNDDFLMKGFCLKGHADFAEIGYDIVCSAVTSNAIAVINSLDKLVKVEFEKVVGQEGHIECIVKDKHLNDSQLLLNHFQLAIEGIKREYPKNIKILKK, encoded by the coding sequence ATGATTAAAGTTAAATATTATTACAACGATGATTTCTTAATGAAAGGCTTTTGTCTAAAAGGTCATGCTGATTTCGCTGAAATAGGCTATGATATAGTATGTTCTGCAGTAACATCTAATGCAATTGCAGTCATAAATTCTTTAGACAAGCTTGTTAAAGTTGAATTTGAAAAAGTAGTAGGTCAAGAAGGTCATATAGAGTGTATAGTTAAAGATAAACATCTAAATGATTCTCAACTATTATTAAATCATTTTCAATTAGCTATTGAAGGAATTAAAAGGGAATATCCCAAAAACATAAAAATCTTAAAAAAGTAG
- a CDS encoding YhbY family RNA-binding protein, with protein MLKGKQRAYLRSIANTLKPVTQIGKDGVTESFLEQLDDMLRVREIVKVTILDNAGLDAKETANAVCEALRAEFVQAIGYKFTIYRKNQEEPKIFFPGQEPAKPKVKPENMTKKGKPTKKAFRK; from the coding sequence ATGTTAAAAGGTAAGCAAAGAGCATACTTAAGATCAATAGCTAACACTTTAAAGCCTGTTACTCAAATAGGTAAAGATGGTGTTACAGAGAGTTTCTTAGAACAATTAGATGATATGTTAAGAGTTAGAGAAATAGTTAAAGTAACTATACTTGATAATGCAGGATTAGATGCTAAAGAAACTGCTAATGCTGTATGTGAAGCTTTAAGAGCGGAATTTGTACAAGCTATAGGATATAAATTTACAATATATAGAAAAAATCAAGAAGAACCAAAGATATTCTTCCCAGGTCAAGAACCAGCTAAACCAAAGGTTAAGCCAGAAAATATGACTAAAAAAGGAAAGCCTACTAAAAAGGCATTTAGAAAATAA
- a CDS encoding TIGR03960 family B12-binding radical SAM protein translates to MNKVDLKRILKKVEKPARYLGNEINSIHKDTTNENLIRYAHCFPDLYEVGMSHLGSHILYDVINKDEEVFCERVYAPAVDMEAMMREKNIPLFALESREPITNFDFVTFTLQYELSYTNILNMLDLANIPLLREERKLDDPFILVGGPCAYNPEPLADFVDIVILGEGEEVNPEVINAYKEWKKNKTTREDFLQKISTIEGVYIPSFYDVSYNEDGTVKEVVPNREGVPQKPRKRIIKNMEEVPYPEKLIVPFIETVHNRIVLELFRGCTRGCRFCQAGMIYRPIREKSVARLKELLEKLVKNTGYDEISLSSLSTSDYSELAELTDYLVDEYTPKNIGISLPSLRLDNFSMEIAEKIQQVRKSGLTFAPEAGTQRLRDVINKGVSEQDLENATRKAFEMGWNSVKLYFMIGLPTETYDDLDGIAKLAYDVIDTYRDVNGGKLRRAFGVTVSTSTFVPKPFTPFQWHGQDTTETVIEKQRYLVKKLKNGNIKYNYHDSKTSLMEAVVARGDRKIGKVIYDAFKMGAKFDGWSEHFNLDTWKEAMAKNNLEIAFYANREREYEEVFPWDHIDVGVSKKFLVRENEKAKQDTVTVDCRHKCNGCGINAHEIGRGLC, encoded by the coding sequence ATGAATAAAGTAGACTTAAAAAGAATTTTAAAAAAAGTTGAAAAGCCTGCTAGATATCTTGGAAATGAAATAAATTCAATTCATAAAGATACAACAAATGAAAATTTAATAAGATATGCACATTGTTTCCCAGACTTATATGAAGTAGGAATGAGTCACTTAGGAAGTCATATATTATATGATGTTATAAATAAGGATGAAGAAGTATTTTGCGAAAGGGTATATGCTCCAGCTGTAGATATGGAAGCGATGATGAGGGAAAAAAATATACCATTATTTGCTCTAGAATCAAGAGAACCTATAACAAATTTTGATTTTGTTACATTTACGCTTCAATATGAACTTTCTTACACTAATATATTGAATATGTTAGATTTAGCTAATATACCATTATTAAGAGAAGAAAGAAAGCTAGATGATCCATTTATATTAGTAGGTGGACCATGTGCTTACAATCCAGAGCCTTTAGCTGATTTTGTTGACATAGTAATATTAGGTGAGGGTGAAGAAGTAAACCCAGAAGTTATAAATGCCTATAAAGAATGGAAAAAAAATAAAACAACTAGAGAAGACTTTTTACAAAAGATATCTACAATAGAAGGGGTTTATATACCAAGCTTCTATGATGTTTCATACAATGAAGATGGAACTGTCAAAGAAGTAGTACCAAATAGAGAAGGTGTACCTCAAAAACCAAGAAAAAGAATAATAAAAAATATGGAAGAAGTTCCATATCCAGAAAAATTAATAGTTCCTTTTATAGAAACTGTTCATAACAGAATAGTACTTGAACTGTTTAGAGGGTGTACAAGAGGATGTAGATTCTGCCAAGCAGGTATGATATATAGACCAATAAGAGAAAAAAGTGTAGCGAGATTAAAAGAATTACTAGAAAAACTAGTTAAAAACACTGGATATGATGAAATATCATTATCTTCGTTAAGTACTAGTGACTATAGTGAATTAGCAGAGCTTACTGATTATTTAGTTGATGAATATACTCCTAAAAATATAGGAATATCTCTACCATCATTAAGACTTGATAATTTCTCTATGGAGATAGCAGAAAAAATACAACAAGTAAGAAAGTCAGGACTTACATTTGCTCCAGAAGCAGGAACACAAAGATTAAGAGATGTTATAAATAAAGGTGTAAGCGAACAAGACTTAGAAAATGCAACTAGAAAAGCATTTGAAATGGGATGGAATAGTGTTAAATTATACTTCATGATAGGTCTTCCAACAGAAACTTATGATGATTTAGATGGAATAGCAAAACTTGCTTATGATGTAATCGATACTTACAGAGATGTAAATGGTGGAAAGTTAAGAAGAGCATTTGGTGTTACAGTAAGTACATCTACATTTGTACCTAAGCCATTTACACCATTCCAATGGCATGGACAAGATACAACAGAAACAGTTATAGAAAAGCAAAGATATTTAGTTAAAAAGTTAAAAAATGGGAATATAAAATATAACTACCATGATTCAAAAACTAGTTTAATGGAAGCTGTTGTAGCTAGAGGAGATAGAAAAATAGGTAAAGTTATATATGATGCTTTCAAAATGGGTGCTAAATTTGATGGTTGGTCAGAACACTTTAATTTAGATACTTGGAAAGAAGCTATGGCTAAAAATAACTTAGAAATAGCATTTTATGCTAATAGAGAGAGAGAATATGAAGAAGTATTCCCTTGGGACCATATAGACGTTGGAGTTTCTAAGAAATTCTTAGTTAGAGAAAATGAAAAAGCTAAACAAGACACAGTTACAGTAGATTGTAGACATAAATGTAATGGTTGTGGAATAAATGCACATGAAATAGGAAGGGGGCTTTGTTAA
- the rpmA gene encoding 50S ribosomal protein L27 codes for MLNMNLQLLASKKGVGSSKNGRDSISKRLGVKRFDGQVVTAGSIIVRQRGTKIHPGTNVGKGGDDTLFALVDGAVKFERKDKKRKKVSVYPVSIAE; via the coding sequence ATGTTAAACATGAACTTACAGTTACTTGCATCTAAGAAAGGGGTAGGATCTTCTAAGAACGGTAGAGATTCTATATCTAAGAGATTAGGTGTTAAGAGATTTGACGGACAAGTAGTTACTGCTGGTAGTATAATAGTAAGACAAAGAGGAACTAAGATACATCCAGGAACTAACGTAGGTAAAGGTGGAGATGACACTTTATTTGCATTAGTTGACGGTGCTGTTAAATTCGAAAGAAAAGATAAGAAGAGAAAGAAAGTAAGTGTATACCCAGTATCTATAGCTGAGTAA
- the nadD gene encoding nicotinate-nucleotide adenylyltransferase, giving the protein MITSNLVEKAEEINRTKLGKFNKTYKGTKVGIMGGTFDPIHSAHLATAEFIRDKYKLDKIIFIPSGNPPHKKNTIVNKYDRYEMVKLATMSNEDFIVSDMEIIRDKRTYTIDTLRDMKKEYDSIDIYFITGADAICDIETWKNVEENFRLATFIAATRPGISKASTKEKINDLRKKYSANIIEVYVPSLDISSTYIREKLKNNGSIRYLVPEEVREYIECKKLYNNGD; this is encoded by the coding sequence ATGATTACTAGTAATCTAGTTGAGAAAGCAGAGGAGATAAATAGGACAAAACTAGGAAAGTTTAACAAAACATATAAAGGTACAAAAGTTGGAATTATGGGGGGAACTTTTGATCCAATTCATTCTGCACATTTAGCAACTGCTGAATTTATTAGGGATAAATATAAACTAGATAAAATAATATTTATACCATCGGGCAATCCACCACATAAAAAAAATACCATTGTAAACAAATATGATAGATATGAAATGGTAAAGTTAGCAACCATGAGCAATGAAGATTTCATAGTATCAGATATGGAAATTATAAGAGATAAAAGAACTTATACCATAGATACGCTTAGGGATATGAAAAAAGAATACGACTCAATAGATATATATTTTATAACAGGGGCAGATGCAATTTGTGATATAGAAACTTGGAAAAATGTAGAAGAAAATTTTAGATTAGCAACATTTATAGCAGCTACAAGACCGGGCATAAGCAAAGCTAGTACTAAAGAAAAAATAAATGATTTAAGAAAAAAATATAGTGCAAATATTATAGAGGTATATGTACCATCTTTAGATATATCATCTACTTATATAAGAGAAAAATTAAAAAATAATGGATCTATAAGATATTTAGTACCAGAAGAAGTTAGAGAGTATATAGAATGTAAGAAACTATATAATAATGGAGATTGA
- the recX gene encoding recombination regulator RecX → MAIITKIEAQKRNTDRVNIYVNNEFFMAIFTELVYTFSLKKGMAIDENDLKSILKEEMYIKAKTKALNILSKADQSENKIREKLSNDFEEDTIDLVIEFLQKNNFINDEILAQKIVNTNVNLNKYGKNKIRQNLYNKGIDKDSIEQAISSLDQDKEFENAMYLAKKRYDRIKNDDKHKIYQKIYQHLAYKGFSYDIIKRVLNKLLNVDEYDM, encoded by the coding sequence ATGGCTATAATTACTAAAATAGAGGCACAAAAAAGGAATACTGACAGAGTAAATATTTATGTAAATAATGAATTTTTCATGGCTATATTTACTGAATTAGTATATACATTCAGTCTAAAAAAAGGTATGGCTATAGATGAAAATGACTTAAAATCTATACTTAAAGAAGAGATGTATATAAAAGCTAAAACAAAAGCTCTAAATATTTTATCTAAAGCAGATCAATCAGAAAATAAAATAAGAGAAAAGCTTTCAAATGACTTTGAAGAAGATACTATTGATTTAGTTATAGAATTTTTACAAAAAAATAATTTTATAAATGATGAAATTTTAGCTCAAAAAATAGTCAATACAAATGTTAATTTAAATAAATATGGTAAAAATAAAATTAGACAAAATCTATATAACAAAGGTATAGATAAAGATTCTATAGAGCAAGCTATATCTAGCTTAGATCAAGATAAAGAATTTGAAAATGCTATGTATTTAGCCAAAAAAAGATATGATAGGATAAAAAACGACGATAAACATAAAATATATCAAAAAATTTATCAACATTTAGCTTATAAAGGCTTTAGTTATGATATTATTAAACGTGTACTAAATAAATTACTAAACGTTGATGAATACGATATGTAG
- a CDS encoding Rne/Rng family ribonuclease, translated as MKDIIIESLISSEKVAVLEDNKLSEVYIEDNKKNKKVSNIYRGIVKKVLPGIEACFVDIGFDRLAYLQLKKEDNIKAGQEIMVQVNKEEIGNKGAKLNLEISLSGRYIVYIPSNDRITMSNKITDEKERFRLKKLAKSIIKDNTGIIIRTEAVGCSLEDLKEDIENLKSQYDLILKEFKLGIGPKLLYKSLDFASKYIKDYISEDLGKIVTNDEKKYNELKELLKSIEKKYVDKIILEKNKDVFDIYNVNSQIQKCLNKKVWLSSGGYLIIEKTEALTVIDVNTGKNIGNIKLRDTIYKTNLEAAIEIARQIKIRDISGIIIIDFIDMEKESQKRELIKVLEEELSKDKRKSKVLGMTKLGLVEIARRREKDPIYNYYLDECNLCKGDSFVISTKTIIDNIEKETMRIKEHTSYNNITIEINKKVYEDINKNFEDIIKSISKKYSINLELKGLPEINIEKVNIIYNS; from the coding sequence ATGAAGGATATAATAATAGAATCTCTTATATCATCTGAGAAAGTGGCTGTACTTGAAGACAATAAATTAAGTGAGGTATATATAGAGGATAATAAAAAGAACAAAAAAGTCTCTAATATATATAGAGGTATAGTAAAAAAAGTATTGCCAGGAATAGAAGCATGTTTTGTAGACATAGGTTTCGATAGACTTGCATACCTTCAATTAAAAAAAGAAGACAATATAAAAGCAGGGCAAGAAATAATGGTTCAAGTAAATAAAGAAGAGATAGGAAATAAAGGAGCCAAATTAAATCTTGAAATAAGTTTATCTGGAAGATATATAGTTTATATACCGTCAAATGATAGAATAACTATGTCTAACAAAATAACAGATGAGAAAGAAAGATTTAGATTAAAAAAGCTAGCTAAATCAATTATTAAAGACAATACAGGTATAATTATAAGAACAGAAGCAGTAGGATGTAGCTTAGAAGATTTAAAAGAGGACATAGAAAACTTAAAAAGTCAATATGATTTAATCTTAAAAGAGTTTAAATTAGGAATAGGACCTAAGCTGCTTTATAAATCATTGGATTTTGCAAGTAAATACATTAAAGATTATATAAGTGAAGATTTAGGTAAAATAGTTACAAATGATGAAAAAAAATATAATGAATTAAAAGAACTATTAAAATCTATAGAGAAAAAATATGTAGATAAAATTATATTAGAAAAAAATAAAGATGTATTTGATATATACAATGTAAATTCTCAAATACAAAAGTGTCTTAATAAAAAAGTATGGTTAAGTAGTGGCGGATACTTAATAATAGAAAAAACTGAAGCTTTAACGGTTATAGATGTAAATACAGGAAAAAATATAGGCAATATAAAACTAAGAGACACAATATATAAAACTAATTTAGAAGCAGCTATAGAAATAGCTAGACAAATAAAAATTAGAGATATATCTGGAATAATTATAATTGATTTTATAGATATGGAAAAAGAAAGTCAAAAAAGAGAACTTATAAAGGTACTAGAAGAAGAATTAAGTAAAGATAAAAGAAAATCTAAGGTATTAGGGATGACAAAATTAGGTTTAGTTGAGATAGCAAGAAGAAGAGAAAAAGACCCTATATATAATTATTATTTAGATGAGTGCAATTTATGCAAGGGCGACTCTTTTGTTATATCTACCAAAACTATAATAGATAATATAGAAAAAGAAACTATGAGAATTAAAGAACATACATCATATAACAATATAACAATTGAAATTAATAAAAAAGTATATGAAGATATAAATAAAAATTTTGAGGATATAATTAAAAGTATAAGTAAAAAATATAGTATAAATCTTGAGTTAAAAGGTTTACCTGAAATTAATATAGAAAAAGTAAATATAATTTATAATAGTTAG
- the obgE gene encoding GTPase ObgE: MFIDRARIFIKAGNGGNGSVSFRREKYVPAGGPDGGDGGRGASVIFEVDLGLRTLMDFKYQRKYAAENGGDGSKKRKAGKNGEDLILKVPAGTVVRDEATGLILADLKEEGDRAVIAKGGRGGKGNQHFGNSVRQAPAFAKSGTDGEERWVTLELKMIADVGLLGFPNVGKSTFLSVVTKAKPKIANYHFTTLTPNLGVVQTKFGDSFVLADIPGLIEGAAEGVGLGHDFLRHVERTKVLIHIVDISGLEGRDALEDFDKINDELKLYNEKLSTRPQIVVANKIDILEDESVFEEFKNNLEGRGYKVFKMSAATREGVDDVIAYVSEILRDVEEIELFTEEEMYKPELDNTEEEGLNIEIEDGVYVVTGKALRRIMYSVNFDDMESIQYFQKAMEGEGVFDRLREMGIEDGDTVRIYELEFEFYN, from the coding sequence TTGTTTATAGATAGAGCGAGAATTTTTATTAAGGCCGGGAACGGTGGTAACGGATCGGTATCTTTTAGAAGAGAAAAATATGTTCCAGCTGGTGGACCAGATGGAGGAGACGGTGGACGCGGTGCAAGTGTTATATTTGAAGTTGACTTAGGTCTTAGAACATTAATGGATTTCAAATATCAGAGAAAATATGCTGCAGAAAACGGTGGAGACGGAAGTAAAAAAAGAAAAGCAGGTAAAAATGGAGAGGATTTAATTCTTAAAGTTCCTGCAGGTACTGTAGTTAGAGATGAAGCTACAGGACTTATATTAGCGGATTTAAAAGAAGAGGGAGATAGAGCTGTAATAGCTAAAGGTGGTAGAGGTGGAAAAGGGAACCAACACTTTGGTAACTCAGTAAGACAAGCTCCAGCTTTTGCTAAATCTGGTACAGATGGAGAAGAAAGATGGGTAACTCTTGAGCTTAAAATGATAGCTGATGTTGGGTTACTAGGATTCCCTAACGTAGGAAAATCTACTTTTTTATCAGTAGTTACTAAGGCTAAGCCAAAAATAGCAAACTATCACTTTACAACATTAACACCAAACTTAGGTGTTGTTCAAACTAAATTTGGTGATAGTTTTGTGTTAGCAGATATACCAGGTCTTATAGAGGGAGCTGCTGAAGGAGTTGGTCTTGGACACGACTTCTTAAGACATGTTGAAAGAACTAAAGTATTAATACATATAGTTGATATATCAGGACTAGAAGGTAGAGATGCATTAGAAGATTTTGATAAGATAAATGATGAACTTAAGTTATACAATGAAAAATTATCAACTAGACCACAAATTGTTGTTGCTAATAAAATAGATATACTTGAAGATGAAAGTGTATTTGAAGAATTTAAAAACAACTTAGAAGGCAGAGGGTATAAAGTATTTAAAATGTCTGCTGCTACTAGAGAGGGTGTAGATGATGTAATAGCATATGTTTCTGAGATACTAAGAGATGTTGAAGAAATAGAGTTATTCACAGAAGAAGAAATGTATAAGCCAGAACTTGATAATACAGAAGAAGAAGGTTTAAACATAGAAATAGAAGACGGAGTGTATGTTGTTACTGGTAAGGCACTAAGAAGAATAATGTACTCTGTTAACTTTGATGATATGGAATCTATCCAATATTTCCAAAAGGCTATGGAAGGCGAAGGTGTTTTTGATAGACTAAGAGAGATGGGAATAGAAGATGGAGATACTGTTAGAATATATGAATTAGAATTTGAATTCTACAATTAA
- a CDS encoding CoA-disulfide reductase, giving the protein MRVIIIGAVAAGMSAAAKLKRIKPDYEVVVYEKGEVVSFGACGLPYFVGGFFDDPNNMIARSPEKFRETGIDLNIHHEVVKVDAINKKVIVKNLETGVEFEDSYDKLMVATGAYSVIPPIKNVQLENVSTLKSMADGIKVKELLNKEENKDVVIIGAGFIGLEAVEAAKKLGKNVTVIQSTSRILENVFDKEMTDVLEEEIKKHNVDLRLEELAAELVGQTKVEKVITNKGEIKADVVIIATGVRPATDFIKDTGINMLPNGAIIVDEYGKSSIEDIYAAGDCATIKNIVSGQDSYVPLATGANKLGRIVGENLAGANNKFQGSLGSSCIKVMDMEAGSTGLTEVQAQKLGLDFKVKFISDFNQTNYYPGRNKIYVKLVYDAKTKVILGGQVVGFKDAVQRTNVIATAVFAKLTTNQLGMLDLCYAPPFARTWDVLNVAGNVAK; this is encoded by the coding sequence ATGAGAGTTATAATAATTGGTGCAGTTGCGGCTGGAATGAGTGCGGCTGCAAAACTTAAAAGAATTAAACCAGATTATGAAGTTGTGGTATATGAAAAGGGAGAAGTTGTATCATTTGGAGCTTGTGGATTGCCATATTTTGTTGGAGGATTTTTTGATGACCCTAACAATATGATAGCAAGAAGTCCAGAAAAGTTTAGAGAAACTGGAATAGACTTAAATATACATCATGAAGTAGTAAAAGTCGATGCAATAAACAAAAAGGTTATAGTTAAAAACTTAGAAACTGGTGTTGAATTTGAAGATTCTTACGACAAGTTAATGGTAGCAACAGGTGCATATAGTGTAATACCACCTATAAAGAATGTACAGCTAGAAAACGTATCTACATTAAAGAGCATGGCAGATGGAATAAAAGTAAAAGAATTATTAAATAAAGAAGAAAATAAAGATGTAGTTATAATAGGGGCTGGATTTATAGGTCTAGAAGCTGTTGAAGCTGCTAAAAAATTAGGTAAAAATGTAACAGTAATTCAATCTACAAGTAGAATACTTGAGAATGTATTTGATAAAGAAATGACTGATGTTTTAGAAGAGGAAATTAAAAAACATAATGTTGATTTAAGATTAGAAGAACTTGCAGCAGAACTTGTTGGACAAACTAAAGTAGAAAAAGTTATAACTAATAAAGGTGAAATAAAAGCTGATGTAGTTATAATAGCTACTGGAGTTAGACCAGCTACTGATTTTATAAAAGATACAGGTATAAATATGTTACCTAATGGAGCAATAATAGTTGATGAATATGGAAAATCTTCTATAGAAGATATATATGCAGCTGGAGATTGTGCTACTATAAAAAATATAGTAAGCGGACAAGATTCTTATGTTCCATTAGCGACAGGAGCCAATAAATTAGGAAGAATAGTTGGAGAAAATTTAGCTGGAGCTAATAATAAGTTCCAAGGTTCTTTAGGATCAAGTTGTATTAAAGTTATGGACATGGAAGCAGGTTCTACAGGACTTACAGAAGTACAAGCACAAAAGCTTGGATTAGACTTTAAAGTTAAGTTTATATCTGATTTTAACCAAACTAATTACTACCCAGGTAGAAATAAGATATATGTCAAGTTAGTATATGATGCAAAAACAAAGGTTATATTAGGTGGACAAGTTGTTGGATTTAAAGATGCAGTTCAAAGAACTAATGTAATAGCAACAGCAGTATTTGCTAAATTAACAACTAATCAATTAGGTATGTTAGATTTATGTTATGCACCTCCATTTGCTAGAACTTGGGATGTACTAAACGTAGCAGGAAATGTGGCTAAATAG
- the rplU gene encoding 50S ribosomal protein L21 — MYAIVKTGGKQYKVAEGDVLFVEKLEANEGDVVTLNEVLACTKDGELVVGAPVVEGASVQAKVVEQGKAKKVVVYKYKAKKDYRRKQGHRQPYTKIVVEKINA; from the coding sequence ATGTACGCTATAGTTAAAACAGGTGGAAAGCAATATAAAGTTGCTGAAGGTGATGTATTATTCGTTGAAAAGTTAGAAGCTAACGAAGGTGATGTGGTTACTTTAAACGAAGTATTAGCTTGCACTAAAGACGGAGAGTTAGTAGTTGGAGCTCCAGTTGTTGAAGGTGCTTCTGTTCAAGCAAAAGTTGTTGAGCAAGGTAAAGCTAAGAAAGTTGTAGTTTACAAGTACAAAGCTAAGAAAGACTACAGAAGAAAGCAAGGACATCGTCAACCATACACTAAGATAGTTGTTGAAAAAATAAACGCTTAA
- a CDS encoding TIGR03936 family radical SAM-associated protein, whose translation MENKIIRTKFNKEGDMIYISHLDLQKLLQRAFRRAEIDLAHSQGYNPHPKISYGNALALGTESQGEYVDVEIEGDITVDEYLSRMNEQLPEGIKFIQAEEITKQTPSLSSTIEYGEYVFTIETEKILTKEFIKNQILDFMAQKEIMITKRNKKGKLVESDIRPMIKLFDLLDAEDNKIILEATIATGSKANLNTSIFIPKILEMLELEMDPLDVDILRRDLYVVKDGQLVSPM comes from the coding sequence ATGGAAAACAAAATAATAAGAACTAAATTTAACAAAGAAGGAGATATGATATATATATCGCATCTTGATTTGCAAAAACTTTTACAAAGAGCCTTTAGAAGAGCTGAAATAGATTTAGCACATTCTCAAGGATACAATCCCCATCCAAAAATAAGTTACGGAAATGCTTTAGCTCTAGGTACAGAAAGTCAAGGAGAGTATGTAGACGTTGAAATAGAAGGTGATATAACTGTAGATGAGTATTTATCTAGAATGAATGAACAATTACCAGAAGGTATAAAATTTATACAAGCTGAGGAAATAACTAAACAAACTCCATCATTATCATCTACTATAGAGTATGGAGAATATGTATTTACTATAGAAACAGAAAAAATATTAACTAAAGAGTTCATAAAAAATCAAATATTAGATTTTATGGCTCAAAAAGAAATAATGATAACTAAGAGAAATAAAAAAGGTAAGTTAGTAGAGTCAGATATAAGACCTATGATAAAATTATTTGATTTATTAGATGCAGAAGATAATAAAATAATTTTAGAAGCTACAATAGCGACAGGATCTAAGGCTAACTTAAATACTTCTATATTTATACCAAAAATATTAGAAATGTTAGAATTAGAAATGGACCCATTAGATGTAGATATATTAAGAAGAGACTTATATGTAGTGAAAGATGGACAATTAGTAAGTCCTATGTAA